A window from Variovorax sp. PBL-E5 encodes these proteins:
- a CDS encoding branched-chain amino acid ABC transporter permease, with amino-acid sequence MNITVSGLLSQLLLGLVNGSFYAILSLGLAVIFGLLNVINFAHGALFMLGAVLSWMAMNYFNIDYWVMLVVAPIIVGLFGVVVERLLLRWIYKLDHLYGLLLTLGLTLLIEGVFRSVYGVSGLAYDPPDALASATNLGFMILPNYRAWVVLASLTVCFATWFVIEKTRLGAYLRAGTENPRLVEAFGVNVPLMITLTYAFGAALAAFAGVLAAPVIQVSPLMGQNLIIVVFAVVVIGGMGSIMGAILTGLGLGVIEGFTRVFYPEGSSTVVFVIMVIVLLIRPAGLFGKEK; translated from the coding sequence ATGAACATCACCGTCTCCGGATTGCTCAGCCAGCTCCTGCTGGGGCTGGTCAACGGATCGTTCTATGCGATCCTGAGCCTCGGGCTGGCGGTGATCTTCGGGCTGCTCAACGTCATCAATTTCGCGCACGGCGCGCTGTTCATGCTCGGCGCGGTGCTGAGCTGGATGGCGATGAACTACTTCAACATCGACTACTGGGTGATGCTGGTGGTCGCGCCGATCATCGTCGGGCTGTTCGGCGTCGTGGTCGAGCGGCTGCTGCTGCGCTGGATCTACAAGCTCGACCATCTCTACGGCCTCCTGCTCACGCTCGGCCTGACGCTGCTGATCGAAGGCGTGTTCCGCTCCGTCTACGGCGTCTCGGGCCTGGCCTACGATCCGCCCGACGCGCTCGCCAGCGCGACCAATCTCGGCTTCATGATCCTGCCCAACTACCGGGCCTGGGTCGTGCTGGCCTCGCTCACCGTGTGCTTCGCGACCTGGTTCGTGATCGAGAAGACCCGCCTGGGCGCCTACCTGCGCGCGGGCACCGAGAACCCGCGGCTGGTCGAGGCCTTCGGCGTCAACGTGCCCTTGATGATCACGCTGACCTACGCCTTCGGCGCCGCACTGGCCGCCTTCGCCGGCGTGCTCGCCGCACCTGTGATCCAGGTCTCGCCGCTCATGGGGCAGAACCTCATCATCGTGGTGTTCGCGGTGGTCGTGATCGGCGGCATGGGCTCGATCATGGGGGCCATCCTCACCGGGCTCGGGCTCGGCGTGATCGAGGGCTTCACGCGGGTGTTCTATCCCGAGGGCTCGTCGACCGTGGTGTTCGTGATCATGGTCATCGTGCTGCTCATCCGTCCCGCGGGCCTGTTCGGAAAAGAAAAATGA
- a CDS encoding lipocalin-like domain-containing protein — protein sequence MRTLGWSRRAVLLAAIAAPAAWALPQRALRFPRDFGSHPDLRTEWWYITGHAAAGARTFGFQLTFFRSRVDATQGMRSAFAARQLIFAHAAITDLEGRKLWHDQRIARAGFGVASAAEDDTDVRLRDWTLKRDGKGYAARLPAEGFALDLRFASTQPVLLQGDAGLSRKGPGSEDASCYYSEPQLATQGRLSLQGRSFDVQGTAWLDHEWSEAYLNAEAVGWDWIGMNLFDGSALMAFQMRRRDGSVLWAGGSMRSADGRLRVFGPDDLHFEAQDRWTSPRTRAVYPIRWRVRTPGGSFVVRALLDDQELDSRGSTDAVYWEGLSELRDAEDKVVGRGYLELTGYAQPLRL from the coding sequence ATGAGGACGCTGGGATGGTCCCGGCGCGCCGTGCTGCTCGCGGCGATCGCAGCGCCCGCCGCGTGGGCGCTGCCGCAGCGCGCGCTGCGCTTCCCGCGCGATTTCGGCAGCCATCCCGATCTGCGCACCGAGTGGTGGTACATCACGGGCCATGCGGCTGCGGGTGCGCGCACGTTCGGCTTTCAACTCACCTTCTTTCGCTCGCGCGTCGATGCCACGCAAGGCATGCGCTCCGCGTTCGCGGCCCGGCAGCTGATCTTTGCGCACGCGGCGATCACGGACCTCGAAGGCCGCAAGCTCTGGCATGACCAGCGCATCGCGCGTGCGGGCTTCGGCGTCGCGTCGGCCGCCGAAGACGATACCGATGTGCGGCTGCGCGACTGGACATTGAAGCGCGACGGCAAGGGCTACGCGGCGCGCCTGCCGGCCGAGGGCTTCGCGCTCGACCTGCGTTTCGCGTCGACGCAGCCGGTGCTGCTGCAGGGTGACGCCGGCCTCTCGCGCAAGGGACCGGGCAGCGAGGATGCCAGCTGCTACTACAGCGAACCGCAACTGGCGACGCAGGGACGCCTGAGCCTGCAGGGCCGCAGCTTCGACGTGCAGGGCACCGCATGGCTGGACCACGAGTGGAGCGAGGCCTATCTGAATGCCGAGGCGGTCGGCTGGGACTGGATCGGCATGAACCTCTTCGATGGCAGCGCGCTGATGGCCTTCCAGATGCGGCGGCGCGATGGCTCGGTCCTGTGGGCGGGTGGATCGATGCGCAGCGCGGACGGGCGGCTGCGCGTGTTCGGCCCGGACGATCTGCACTTCGAGGCGCAAGACCGATGGACCAGTCCGCGCACGCGGGCGGTCTATCCGATCCGATGGCGCGTGCGTACCCCGGGCGGCAGCTTCGTCGTGCGCGCCTTGCTGGATGACCAAGAGCTCGACAGCCGCGGCTCGACGGATGCGGTCTATTGGGAAGGGCTGAGCGAATTGCGGGACGCAGAGGACAAGGTCGTGGGGCGCGGCTATCTCGAACTGACGGGCTACGCGCAACCGCTGCGGCTTTGA
- a CDS encoding FtsX-like permease family protein, whose translation MRALLKTFSWQELRHHPWRNAAAVIAVMLGVALAFSVQLINASALDEFSSAVRSVNGQPDLELRAAQGRFDEAVFAQVARHPQVALASPVLEVQSVALIGERRVPMRVVGVDALVLSSIAPALMPQPAAGSARFDLFAPDTVFLNAAARSALGEAATRVQLRVDTQWHTLRVAGQVAAGGAALAVMDIGAAQDLFRQGGQLTRIDLRLAPGTDRAAFVRSLKALPGWPPGIEVAEPGDAAERVSNLSRAYRVNLTVLALVALFTGAFLVFSVLALSVAKRAQQFALLGVLGLTPRERLQLVLAESLVLGIIGSAAGIALGAALAEFALQVLGGDLGGGYFEGVAPTLRWSSGAALLYGGLGVLAALVGGWWPARAAQALPEAQTLKGLGAAPAQGGAHQLALLLMAAGAALATAPAVFGIPIAAYLSVGFLLVGGIAALPWLIALFYDRLAPRLAHRLLPLLAIERARRMRGTAAVAVSGVVASLSLAVALTVMVASFRDSVTRWLDVVLPADLYVRSATASGTGGTGGSSGDRAAFTPAFVQVLAHVPGVARTGTLRTRALLLDPSRPPVTLISRSLDEDAARSLPLVGAAVPVPAGRIGIYVSEAMVELYGAKPGSDFVPLSKAFASGATAPVFFVAGVWRDYVRQFGAITMNAHDFERLTGDRSVSDIALWLAPGTPEGPVQQAVRALAVDEPIEIASVGQIRATSLRVFDRSFAVTYWLQAVAIAIGLFGIAASFSAQVLARRKEFGLLAHLGFTRAQVLAVVAGEGAAWTAIGAIAGLALGLAVSVVLVHVVNPQSFHWTMDLLVPWWRLAALCAAVVAAGTATAWLAGRAAAGSDAVLAVKEDW comes from the coding sequence ATGCGCGCATTGCTCAAGACCTTCTCCTGGCAGGAACTGCGCCACCACCCCTGGCGCAACGCGGCCGCCGTCATCGCCGTGATGCTGGGCGTCGCGCTGGCCTTCTCGGTGCAGCTCATCAATGCCTCGGCGCTCGATGAGTTCTCCAGCGCCGTGCGCTCGGTCAACGGCCAGCCCGACCTCGAACTGCGCGCGGCACAGGGCCGCTTCGACGAAGCCGTGTTCGCGCAGGTGGCGCGGCATCCACAGGTGGCGCTGGCCAGCCCGGTGCTCGAAGTGCAGAGCGTCGCGCTGATCGGCGAGCGCCGCGTGCCGATGCGCGTGGTCGGCGTCGATGCGCTGGTGCTGTCCTCGATCGCACCGGCGCTGATGCCGCAGCCCGCGGCCGGCAGTGCGCGCTTCGATCTCTTCGCGCCGGACACCGTCTTCCTCAATGCCGCCGCACGCAGCGCGCTGGGCGAGGCAGCCACGCGCGTGCAGCTGCGCGTCGACACGCAATGGCACACGCTGCGCGTGGCCGGGCAGGTGGCGGCCGGCGGCGCCGCGCTCGCGGTGATGGACATCGGCGCGGCACAGGATCTGTTCCGGCAAGGCGGGCAACTCACGCGCATCGACCTGCGGCTCGCGCCCGGCACCGACCGCGCGGCCTTCGTGCGCTCGCTGAAGGCATTGCCGGGCTGGCCGCCGGGCATCGAAGTCGCGGAGCCCGGCGATGCGGCAGAACGCGTCAGCAACCTCTCGCGCGCCTACCGCGTGAACCTCACGGTGTTGGCGCTGGTCGCGCTGTTCACTGGCGCCTTCCTGGTGTTCTCGGTGCTGGCACTCAGCGTCGCCAAGCGCGCGCAGCAGTTCGCGCTGCTCGGCGTGCTGGGTCTCACGCCGCGCGAACGGCTCCAGCTGGTGCTGGCCGAGTCGCTGGTGCTCGGCATCATCGGCAGTGCGGCGGGTATCGCGCTCGGCGCCGCGCTGGCCGAGTTCGCGCTGCAGGTGCTCGGCGGCGACCTGGGCGGCGGCTACTTCGAGGGCGTAGCGCCGACGCTGCGCTGGAGTTCGGGTGCAGCGCTGCTCTATGGCGGACTCGGCGTGCTGGCGGCGCTGGTCGGCGGCTGGTGGCCGGCGCGGGCCGCGCAGGCGCTGCCCGAAGCACAGACGCTCAAGGGCCTGGGCGCGGCGCCCGCGCAAGGCGGTGCGCACCAGCTGGCGCTGCTGCTGATGGCCGCCGGCGCGGCTCTGGCCACGGCCCCTGCGGTGTTCGGCATTCCGATCGCAGCCTACCTCTCGGTCGGCTTCCTGCTGGTCGGCGGGATCGCAGCGCTGCCATGGCTGATCGCGCTGTTCTACGACCGGCTGGCGCCGCGCCTCGCGCACCGGCTGTTGCCACTGCTGGCCATCGAGCGCGCGCGGCGCATGCGCGGCACGGCCGCCGTCGCCGTGAGCGGCGTGGTCGCGAGCCTGAGCCTTGCCGTCGCGCTGACGGTGATGGTGGCGAGCTTTCGCGATTCAGTCACGCGCTGGCTCGACGTGGTGCTGCCGGCCGATCTGTATGTGCGCAGCGCGACCGCGTCTGGCACCGGTGGCACGGGCGGCAGCAGCGGCGACCGGGCCGCGTTCACGCCGGCCTTCGTGCAGGTGCTGGCCCACGTGCCCGGCGTGGCGCGCACCGGCACGCTGCGCACGCGCGCGCTGCTGCTCGATCCGTCGCGGCCGCCAGTGACGCTGATCTCGCGCAGCCTGGATGAGGATGCGGCGCGCTCGCTGCCGCTGGTGGGCGCGGCCGTGCCGGTGCCGGCGGGGCGGATCGGCATCTATGTGAGCGAGGCGATGGTCGAGCTCTACGGCGCGAAGCCCGGCAGCGACTTCGTGCCGCTGTCGAAGGCCTTCGCCAGTGGCGCGACGGCACCGGTCTTCTTCGTCGCCGGCGTCTGGCGCGACTATGTGCGCCAGTTCGGCGCGATCACGATGAACGCACACGACTTCGAGCGCCTGACGGGCGACCGCAGCGTGAGCGACATCGCCCTGTGGCTCGCGCCCGGCACGCCCGAAGGCCCGGTGCAGCAGGCCGTGCGCGCGCTGGCAGTGGACGAACCGATCGAGATCGCCTCGGTCGGCCAGATCCGCGCGACCTCGCTGCGCGTCTTCGACCGCAGCTTCGCGGTCACCTACTGGCTGCAGGCAGTGGCGATCGCGATCGGCCTGTTCGGCATCGCCGCGAGCTTCAGCGCGCAGGTGCTGGCGCGGCGCAAGGAGTTCGGGCTGCTGGCGCACCTGGGCTTCACGCGCGCCCAGGTGCTCGCGGTGGTGGCCGGCGAAGGCGCGGCCTGGACCGCGATCGGTGCCATCGCCGGCCTGGCGCTCGGCCTGGCGGTGTCGGTGGTGCTGGTGCACGTGGTGAATCCGCAGAGCTTCCACTGGACCATGGACCTGCTGGTGCCGTGGTGGCGGCTCGCCGCGCTGTGCGCGGCCGTGGTCGCGGCCGGCACCGCGACGGCATGGCTCGCCGGCCGCGCCGCCGCCGGATCCGATGCCGTGCTGGCAGTCAAGGAAGATTGGTGA
- a CDS encoding RNA polymerase sigma factor encodes MAPAADAHAAAERAARQSYGRLVAILSARTRDIAASEDALADAFARALERWPVDGVPDQPEAWLLSVARNRTLDAWRHSQVQDDAAQTLLLLADEIGADAPDGQAVPDERLRLLFVCAHPAIDAAARAPLMLQTVLGLDAARMAGAFLIAPATLGQRLVRAKARIRAAGIPFEYPRARDLAQRLQDVLDGIYAAYGTGWEDVDGADTAQRGLTAEAIDLCRILCGLMPREPEPQGLLALMLFCESRAAARRGADGGYVPLDVQNTARWNHALREQAEQLLRHAAGLDALGAYQMEAAIQSAHCARRLGAQVPADALVALYDGLIALRPSIGARVSRACAVATAEGPAAGLQALDAIAAAEVASYQPYWAARAHFLGATGAPAIAREAYARAAGLSSSLAVRAYLAAAAARL; translated from the coding sequence ATGGCGCCGGCGGCCGACGCGCACGCGGCGGCCGAGCGCGCCGCGCGCCAGTCCTATGGCCGGCTGGTCGCGATCCTGTCGGCGCGCACGCGCGACATCGCGGCCTCGGAAGATGCGCTGGCCGACGCCTTCGCGCGCGCACTCGAGCGCTGGCCGGTGGACGGCGTCCCCGACCAGCCCGAGGCCTGGCTGCTGAGCGTGGCGCGCAACCGCACGCTCGACGCCTGGCGCCACAGCCAAGTGCAGGACGATGCGGCCCAGACCCTGCTGCTGCTGGCCGACGAGATCGGCGCCGATGCGCCCGACGGCCAGGCCGTGCCGGACGAACGCCTGCGCCTGCTTTTCGTCTGCGCGCACCCGGCCATCGATGCGGCGGCGCGCGCGCCGCTGATGCTGCAGACCGTGCTCGGGCTCGACGCCGCGCGCATGGCCGGCGCCTTCCTGATCGCGCCGGCCACGCTCGGGCAGCGCCTCGTGCGGGCCAAGGCGCGCATCCGCGCCGCCGGCATTCCCTTCGAATACCCGCGGGCGCGCGATCTGGCGCAGCGCCTGCAGGACGTGCTCGACGGCATCTACGCCGCCTACGGCACCGGCTGGGAGGACGTCGACGGCGCCGACACCGCGCAGCGCGGCCTGACCGCCGAAGCGATCGACCTGTGCCGCATCCTGTGCGGGCTGATGCCGCGCGAGCCCGAGCCGCAGGGCCTGCTGGCGCTGATGCTGTTCTGCGAAAGCCGCGCCGCGGCGCGGCGCGGCGCCGATGGCGGCTACGTGCCGCTCGACGTGCAGAACACCGCGCGCTGGAACCACGCGCTGCGCGAACAGGCCGAGCAGCTGCTGCGGCACGCGGCCGGCCTCGATGCGCTCGGCGCCTACCAGATGGAGGCGGCCATCCAGTCGGCGCACTGCGCCAGGCGGCTCGGCGCGCAGGTGCCGGCCGATGCGCTGGTCGCGCTCTACGATGGCCTCATTGCGCTGCGCCCGAGCATCGGCGCACGCGTGAGCCGCGCCTGCGCGGTGGCGACCGCCGAGGGGCCGGCCGCGGGACTCCAGGCACTCGATGCGATCGCGGCTGCGGAGGTCGCCAGCTACCAGCCCTACTGGGCCGCGCGCGCCCATTTTCTCGGCGCCACCGGCGCGCCGGCGATCGCGCGCGAAGCCTATGCGCGCGCGGCCGGCCTGAGCAGCAGCCTGGCCGTCCGCGCGTATCTCGCAGCCGCAGCAGCGCGGCTCTGA
- a CDS encoding threo-3-hydroxy-L-aspartate ammonia-lyase has protein sequence MNSLPTYDDVIAAAARIEGHAHRTPVLRSRTADARWGAQFFFKCENFQRMGAFKFRGAFNALSRFDAAQRKGGAIAFSSGNHAQAVALSASLLGMPAVIVMPTDAPAAKLAATRGYGAEVVMYDRFTEDREALARRLAAERGMTLIPPYDHHDVIAGQGTAAKELIEDAGPLDALYICLGGGGLTSGSALSARALAPGCKVYGVEPEAGNDGQQSLRAGRIVHIDTPKTIADGAQTQHLGDYTFGIIRRDVDDILTVSDAQLVESMRFFAERMKMVVEPTGCLAFAAACAAGEAIRGARVGILVSGGNVDLARFAALVSGR, from the coding sequence ATGAATTCTCTTCCCACCTACGACGACGTGATCGCCGCGGCCGCGCGGATCGAAGGCCATGCCCATCGCACGCCGGTGCTGCGCTCGCGCACCGCGGACGCGCGATGGGGGGCGCAGTTCTTCTTCAAGTGCGAGAACTTCCAGCGCATGGGCGCCTTCAAGTTCCGCGGTGCGTTCAATGCGCTGTCGCGCTTCGACGCGGCGCAGCGCAAGGGCGGCGCGATCGCGTTCTCGTCCGGCAACCATGCGCAGGCGGTGGCGCTGTCGGCCAGCCTGCTCGGCATGCCGGCCGTGATCGTGATGCCGACCGACGCGCCGGCCGCCAAGCTGGCCGCCACGCGCGGCTACGGCGCCGAGGTCGTGATGTACGACCGCTTCACCGAAGACCGCGAGGCGCTCGCGCGCCGGCTCGCGGCCGAGCGCGGCATGACGCTGATCCCGCCCTACGACCATCACGACGTGATCGCGGGGCAGGGCACGGCGGCCAAGGAACTGATCGAGGACGCGGGCCCGCTCGATGCGCTCTACATCTGCCTCGGCGGCGGCGGCCTGACCAGCGGCTCGGCGCTGTCGGCGCGCGCGCTGGCACCTGGTTGCAAGGTCTACGGCGTCGAGCCCGAGGCGGGCAACGACGGCCAGCAATCGCTGCGCGCGGGCCGCATCGTGCACATCGACACGCCCAAGACCATCGCCGACGGCGCGCAGACACAGCACCTGGGCGACTACACCTTCGGCATCATCCGGCGCGACGTGGACGACATCCTCACGGTGAGCGACGCGCAGCTGGTCGAGAGCATGCGCTTCTTCGCCGAGCGCATGAAGATGGTCGTCGAGCCCACCGGCTGCCTCGCTTTCGCGGCCGCCTGCGCGGCCGGCGAAGCGATCCGCGGGGCGCGCGTCGGCATCCTCGTGAGCGGCGGCAATGTCGACCTGGCCCGCTTCGCCGCGCTGGTGAGCGGCCGCTGA
- a CDS encoding branched-chain amino acid ABC transporter permease — translation MIKKNATVLYGLLLLALILAPFLGAYPVFVMKLMCFALFASAFNLLLGYTGLLSFGHAAFLGGSAYVAGYAMKVWGLTPELGLVAGTLTGALLGWLFGMLAIRRQGIYFAMITLALAQMVFFAALQLPFTHGEDGLQGVPRGKLFGLIDLQNDLTMYYVALVIVVAAFLLIVRTIHSPFGQVLKGIKENEPRALSLGYDVSRFKLLAFVISAALSGLAGSLKTLVLGFATLSDVHWSTSGEVILMTLVGGLGTLSGPLVGSAVVGLLESKVGEFGQLLARITSVDWFNTLGESVTMVTGLIFVVCVLAFRRGIMGEVIAYFDRRGGKAH, via the coding sequence ATGATCAAGAAGAACGCCACCGTCCTCTACGGCCTGCTGCTGCTCGCGCTCATCCTGGCGCCCTTCCTCGGCGCCTATCCGGTGTTCGTGATGAAGCTCATGTGCTTCGCGCTGTTCGCCTCGGCCTTCAACCTGCTGCTGGGCTACACCGGCCTGCTGTCCTTCGGCCATGCGGCCTTCCTCGGCGGCTCGGCCTATGTGGCGGGTTATGCGATGAAGGTCTGGGGCCTGACGCCCGAGCTCGGCCTCGTCGCCGGCACGCTCACGGGCGCGCTGCTCGGCTGGCTGTTCGGCATGCTGGCGATCCGCCGCCAGGGCATCTACTTCGCGATGATCACGCTGGCGCTGGCGCAGATGGTGTTCTTCGCCGCGCTGCAACTGCCGTTCACCCATGGCGAGGATGGGCTGCAGGGCGTGCCGCGCGGCAAGCTGTTCGGCCTCATCGATCTGCAGAACGACCTCACCATGTACTACGTGGCGCTGGTGATCGTGGTGGCTGCCTTCCTGCTGATCGTGCGCACCATCCATTCGCCCTTCGGCCAGGTGCTCAAGGGCATCAAGGAGAACGAGCCGCGCGCGCTCTCGCTGGGCTACGACGTGAGCCGCTTCAAGCTGCTGGCCTTCGTGATCTCGGCGGCGCTGTCGGGCCTGGCGGGCTCGCTCAAGACGCTGGTGCTGGGCTTCGCCACGTTGTCCGACGTGCACTGGAGCACCTCGGGCGAGGTCATCCTGATGACGCTGGTGGGCGGCCTCGGCACGCTCTCGGGTCCGCTGGTCGGCTCGGCGGTGGTGGGGCTGCTGGAGAGCAAGGTCGGAGAGTTCGGGCAACTGCTCGCACGCATCACGAGCGTGGATTGGTTCAACACGCTCGGGGAGTCGGTGACCATGGTGACGGGGCTGATCTTCGTGGTGTGCGTGCTGGCGTTCCGGCGCGGGATCATGGGCGAGGTCATTGCTTATTTCGACAGGCGTGGGGGCAAGGCTCACTGA
- a CDS encoding YciI family protein, with translation MEYMLMFYQPPSDFAQRGKAEAEAYMAGWMSYVTAVRQSGISKTGYGLQPPMTGTTLRVRGDKRQVQDGPFADTKEQLGGYFVIDVPDLDTALEWAARAPCATTGGVEVRPVFMTPNGA, from the coding sequence ATGGAATACATGCTGATGTTCTACCAACCCCCCTCCGACTTCGCACAGCGCGGCAAGGCCGAAGCCGAGGCCTACATGGCCGGCTGGATGTCGTACGTCACCGCGGTCCGGCAATCCGGCATCTCGAAGACCGGCTACGGCCTGCAGCCGCCGATGACCGGCACCACGCTGCGCGTGCGCGGCGACAAGCGCCAGGTGCAGGACGGCCCCTTCGCCGACACCAAGGAACAACTGGGCGGCTACTTCGTGATCGACGTGCCCGATCTCGACACCGCGCTCGAATGGGCTGCGCGCGCCCCCTGCGCCACCACCGGCGGCGTGGAGGTGCGGCCGGTGTTCATGACACCCAACGGCGCGTGA
- a CDS encoding PLP-dependent cysteine synthase family protein, with the protein MTSSDSRGSSTSKWLGDAILRIEADYLRSADTHLIPLQLPAFAAAGIDFYLKDESTHPTGSLKHRLARSLFLYALCNGWIGEGTTIVEASSGSTAVSEAYFARLLGLPFIAVMPRSTSPEKVAQIAFHGGSCHFVEQAGQVYEAARALAEHSGGHYMDQFTYAERATDWRGNNNIAESMFQQMARERHPVPKWIVVGAGTGGTSATIGRYVRFRCHDTRVCVVDPEGSVFAAYHASGDAALTAPGSRIEGIGRPRVEPSFVRTLVDRMIEVPNLDSIAAMRALSALLGRKVGPSTGTNFIGMLRIAHEMRQAGEQGSILSLLCDAGERYLPSYHDAAWVAQAFGDVDEAQRRVDAALAA; encoded by the coding sequence ATGACCTCCTCCGACTCCCGCGGCAGCAGCACCAGCAAATGGCTCGGCGACGCGATCCTGCGCATCGAGGCCGACTACCTGCGCAGTGCCGACACCCACCTCATCCCGCTGCAGCTGCCGGCCTTCGCGGCGGCCGGCATCGATTTCTACCTGAAGGACGAATCGACGCATCCGACCGGCAGCCTCAAGCACCGGCTGGCGCGCTCGCTCTTCCTGTACGCGCTGTGCAACGGCTGGATCGGCGAAGGCACGACCATCGTCGAGGCCTCGAGCGGCTCGACCGCGGTGAGCGAAGCCTACTTCGCACGCCTGCTCGGCCTGCCCTTCATCGCCGTGATGCCGCGCAGCACCTCGCCCGAGAAGGTGGCGCAGATCGCCTTCCACGGCGGCAGCTGCCACTTCGTGGAACAGGCGGGCCAGGTCTACGAGGCGGCGCGCGCACTGGCCGAACACAGCGGCGGCCACTACATGGACCAGTTCACCTACGCCGAGCGCGCCACCGACTGGCGCGGCAACAACAACATCGCCGAGAGCATGTTCCAGCAGATGGCGCGCGAACGGCATCCGGTGCCGAAGTGGATCGTGGTCGGCGCGGGCACCGGCGGCACCAGCGCGACCATCGGCCGCTATGTGCGCTTTCGGTGCCACGACACGCGCGTGTGCGTGGTCGATCCCGAGGGCTCGGTGTTCGCGGCCTACCACGCGAGCGGCGACGCGGCGCTGACCGCGCCGGGCTCGCGCATCGAGGGCATCGGCCGGCCGCGCGTGGAACCGAGCTTCGTGCGCACGCTGGTCGACCGCATGATCGAGGTGCCGAACCTCGATTCGATCGCCGCGATGCGCGCGCTGTCGGCGCTGCTCGGCCGCAAGGTGGGCCCGTCGACCGGCACCAACTTCATCGGCATGCTGCGGATCGCGCACGAGATGCGGCAGGCCGGCGAGCAGGGCTCGATCCTCTCGCTGCTGTGCGATGCGGGCGAACGCTACCTGCCGAGCTACCACGATGCCGCGTGGGTCGCGCAGGCCTTCGGCGACGTGGACGAAGCGCAGCGGCGCGTCGACGCCGCGCTCGCGGCCTGA
- a CDS encoding ketopantoate reductase family protein, with protein sequence MKRITVIGPGAIGGVIASQLQRSGTEVNLLATPRSARAIREHGLRLVDNGTLHVDHPRITDDARALGVQDLVLVCAKGHSLLTAAESFAPLIGPETVIVPALNGIPWWFFEGFGGDLQGRRLRTVDPAGDIERFLPSRQCLGCVVYIASWVDAEGVIRPGARRRLVIGDTAAGAAPDRLERVASLLERAGFDIHRSADIRREVWLKLWGNLTMNPLSALTGAAVDRLVGDPATRQLAARMMEEARILAEGLGIALPMSTEERLAELDVLGPVKTSMLQDLEAGRAPEIDAIVGAVAEIGDLLGIGTPFIDAVLGLVRQLAVTRVPPAA encoded by the coding sequence ATGAAGCGCATCACCGTCATCGGCCCCGGTGCCATCGGGGGCGTGATCGCCTCGCAGTTGCAGCGCAGCGGCACTGAAGTCAACCTGCTCGCCACGCCGCGCAGCGCGCGGGCGATCCGCGAGCATGGCCTGCGCCTGGTCGACAACGGCACGCTGCATGTCGATCATCCGCGCATCACCGACGATGCGCGCGCGCTGGGCGTGCAGGACCTGGTCCTGGTGTGCGCCAAGGGGCATTCGCTGCTCACCGCCGCCGAGAGCTTCGCGCCACTGATCGGCCCCGAGACTGTCATCGTGCCGGCGCTCAACGGCATCCCCTGGTGGTTCTTCGAAGGCTTCGGCGGCGACCTTCAGGGCCGGCGCCTGCGCACGGTGGATCCGGCGGGCGACATCGAGCGCTTCCTGCCATCGCGCCAATGCCTGGGCTGCGTGGTGTACATCGCCTCCTGGGTCGATGCCGAAGGCGTGATCCGTCCCGGCGCGAGGCGCCGCCTGGTGATCGGCGACACGGCGGCCGGCGCGGCGCCCGACAGGCTGGAGCGCGTGGCCTCGCTGCTGGAACGCGCCGGCTTCGACATCCATCGTTCGGCGGACATCCGGCGCGAGGTCTGGCTCAAGCTCTGGGGCAACCTGACGATGAATCCGCTCAGCGCGCTGACGGGCGCCGCCGTCGACCGGCTGGTGGGCGACCCCGCGACGCGCCAGCTCGCGGCCCGCATGATGGAAGAAGCGCGCATCCTCGCCGAAGGCCTCGGCATCGCGCTGCCGATGAGCACCGAAGAGCGCCTCGCCGAACTCGACGTGCTGGGCCCGGTCAAGACCTCGATGCTGCAGGATCTCGAAGCCGGCCGCGCGCCCGAGATCGACGCCATCGTCGGCGCGGTCGCGGAGATCGGCGACCTGCTCGGCATCGGCACGCCCTTCATCGATGCGGTGCTGGGCCTGGTGCGTCAGCTCGCGGTGACGCGCGTGCCGCCCGCGGCCTGA